One part of the Tolypothrix sp. NIES-4075 genome encodes these proteins:
- a CDS encoding FMN-dependent NADH-azoreductase yields MAHILHIDSSPRGDRSFSRKFSHEFITSWKTAHPDDTVTYRDLGHNPVPHVDESWIAAAFSPPQTRTPELNQAIKISDELVDEFLAADRYVFGVPMYNFNIPSTLKAYIDQIVRIGRTFLVSQEGAFQGLVSNKKMLIVTARGGSFTQGSPTAAYDFQEPYLKTIFGFIGITDISLIHVENLSAGDDVREQSFAQAQEAIAQAVASW; encoded by the coding sequence ATGGCACATATCCTGCATATAGATTCTAGTCCTCGTGGCGATCGCTCTTTTTCTCGCAAGTTTTCTCATGAGTTCATCACATCCTGGAAAACCGCTCATCCTGATGATACAGTCACTTACCGCGATTTAGGACACAATCCCGTCCCCCATGTAGACGAATCGTGGATTGCTGCGGCTTTTTCACCACCGCAAACACGTACCCCGGAACTCAATCAAGCGATTAAAATTTCCGATGAATTGGTAGATGAGTTTCTCGCTGCCGATCGCTATGTTTTCGGTGTGCCGATGTACAACTTTAATATACCATCTACTTTGAAAGCTTATATTGACCAAATCGTTCGTATTGGTCGTACCTTCCTTGTCAGCCAAGAAGGTGCTTTTCAGGGCTTAGTTTCCAATAAAAAGATGTTGATTGTTACAGCTCGTGGTGGTAGTTTTACACAAGGAAGTCCAACCGCAGCATACGATTTTCAAGAACCTTATTTGAAAACGATTTTTGGCTTCATCGGGATTACGGACATTTCTTTGATCCATGTAGAAAACCTGAGTGCGGGTGATGATGTGCGCGAACAGTCTTTTGCTCAAGCTCAAGAGGCGATCGCTCAAGCTGTGGCTAGTTGGTAA
- the rtcA gene encoding RNA 3'-terminal phosphate cyclase, whose protein sequence is MIEIDGSYGEGGGQVLRTSLSLAAITGEPIRIYNIRAKRKKPGLAAQHLTSVRAAAAICHAKLRGDAFGSMMLEFTPGSSVQAGNYTFDVSEAREGGSAGAVTLVLQTILLPLALADSNSQVILRGGTHVAFSPSTTYIEQVYLPMLQQMGVEAQVKLGAWGWYPQGGGEVQLRVSGGKKPNGIKLCDRGDLQQVRGLAVVTELPANIPQRMANRAENILQEAKLKVAVQALREKGIAPGAGLFLTAKYKNSLAGFGGLGEKRLSSEKVAEIACEELLKFHQTIAPVDEHLADQLLLPAALASEKSEYRVAEVSLHLTTNAAIIEQFGLARVMVDDVEKKVVVEPMIR, encoded by the coding sequence ATGATTGAAATTGACGGTTCCTATGGAGAAGGTGGGGGACAAGTTCTCCGTACCTCCTTGAGTCTCGCTGCCATCACAGGTGAACCCATACGCATTTACAACATTCGCGCTAAACGAAAAAAGCCGGGATTAGCAGCACAACACTTGACATCAGTTCGCGCTGCTGCGGCAATTTGTCATGCCAAACTGCGGGGTGATGCTTTCGGTTCAATGATGCTAGAATTCACTCCCGGTAGTTCCGTACAAGCGGGAAATTACACCTTTGATGTCAGCGAAGCACGAGAAGGTGGTTCTGCTGGTGCTGTTACTTTAGTGTTGCAAACTATACTTTTGCCTTTGGCGCTAGCTGATAGTAATTCCCAAGTAATCCTACGGGGTGGAACTCACGTTGCTTTTAGCCCTTCAACGACCTACATTGAGCAAGTCTATCTGCCAATGTTACAGCAAATGGGCGTGGAGGCTCAAGTAAAGCTTGGCGCTTGGGGATGGTATCCTCAAGGTGGGGGAGAAGTGCAATTGCGCGTGAGTGGTGGTAAAAAACCCAATGGTATCAAGTTGTGCGATCGCGGTGACTTACAACAAGTGCGGGGACTAGCGGTGGTAACAGAATTACCTGCCAACATTCCTCAAAGAATGGCAAATCGTGCTGAGAATATATTGCAAGAAGCCAAATTAAAAGTAGCTGTGCAAGCATTGCGAGAAAAAGGTATTGCACCTGGGGCTGGTTTGTTTCTCACCGCTAAATATAAAAATAGTTTAGCTGGCTTTGGTGGGTTGGGAGAGAAGCGGTTGTCATCAGAAAAAGTTGCCGAAATCGCTTGTGAGGAATTGCTGAAGTTTCATCAAACAATAGCACCAGTAGATGAACATTTGGCGGATCAGTTATTGCTACCAGCAGCATTAGCAAGCGAGAAAAGTGAGTATCGGGTAGCTGAGGTAAGTCTGCATTTGACGACAAATGCGGCGATAATTGAGCAGTTTGGATTGGCGCGAGTAATGGTGGATGATGTGGAGAAGAAAGTGGTGGTGGAACCGATGATAAGATAA
- a CDS encoding SDR family oxidoreductase — protein MQLKPINQQVVAIVGASSGIGRETAMLFARRGAKVAVAARSESGLNSLVNDIQSFGGEAIAIQADVSDFEQVKAIADQTVAQYGRLDTWVHAAATGILAPFEKITPEEFQRVIDVTLMGQVHGAMAALPYLKQQGRGALIHISSMEGRRGLPLQSPYSAAKHGLEGFLEALRVELQYEKLPISVTSILPSVINTPFYNKVATKLGVKPTGIPPYYDPSIVAEAILYVAQHPTRDFIVGDVGRVLDVLQKVSPPLVDSVLTAIGIPGQRTNEPKSEDAPNNVFEPISGYDKVKGDFGKLEIPSISDWLEMNQPIKWGALAVAALGLAAFLGGWGNHNDV, from the coding sequence ATGCAATTGAAGCCGATAAATCAGCAAGTGGTAGCCATCGTTGGAGCTTCCAGTGGAATTGGACGCGAGACAGCAATGTTGTTTGCGCGACGCGGTGCAAAGGTAGCAGTAGCAGCGCGGAGTGAATCAGGGTTAAATTCCTTGGTGAACGATATTCAAAGCTTTGGTGGTGAAGCGATCGCCATACAAGCAGATGTCAGTGACTTTGAACAGGTAAAGGCGATCGCCGATCAAACTGTGGCACAATACGGAAGGCTTGATACTTGGGTTCACGCTGCTGCTACAGGTATACTCGCACCTTTTGAAAAAATCACACCCGAAGAGTTTCAACGAGTTATTGATGTAACTTTGATGGGACAGGTTCATGGTGCAATGGCAGCATTACCCTACCTGAAACAACAAGGACGCGGGGCATTAATTCATATTTCTTCAATGGAAGGTAGACGCGGTTTACCGTTGCAAAGTCCTTACTCTGCGGCAAAGCATGGTTTAGAAGGTTTCTTAGAAGCACTGCGGGTAGAATTGCAGTATGAAAAGTTGCCCATCAGCGTCACATCAATACTGCCTTCGGTAATTAACACACCTTTCTATAATAAAGTTGCTACCAAATTAGGCGTGAAACCGACAGGGATACCGCCATATTACGATCCGAGTATTGTTGCTGAAGCGATTCTTTATGTTGCTCAACATCCCACCCGTGATTTTATCGTTGGGGATGTAGGTAGAGTGTTAGATGTGCTACAAAAAGTTTCGCCTCCTTTAGTAGATTCAGTGTTGACGGCAATTGGTATTCCCGGACAGCGTACCAACGAACCGAAGTCAGAAGACGCACCAAACAATGTTTTTGAACCGATTTCAGGTTATGACAAAGTGAAGGGAGACTTTGGTAAGCTGGAAATTCCAAGTATCTCAGATTGGTTGGAGATGAACCAACCGATTAAGTGGGGTGCTTTAGCGGTTGCAGCTTTGGGTCTTGCAGCGTTTCTCGGTGGGTGGGGGAATCACAATGATGTGTAG
- a CDS encoding tetratricopeptide repeat protein — protein MDSLSINSLLEDLKNPDETVREHATRKLWRIWFKQKGISGLEIIDRSQKLLDAGELDEAETVLNQLIEEQPDFAEAWNRRAFLYYSTRKYYKSLADCQKVVEIIPVHFGALHGMGLCYAALGEYGEAIKAFQRALEIQPYSLVNQKLILECTLRIS, from the coding sequence ATGGATTCTTTATCAATCAATTCCTTACTTGAAGATTTGAAAAATCCTGACGAAACAGTGCGCGAACACGCGACTAGGAAACTTTGGCGCATCTGGTTCAAGCAAAAGGGAATTTCTGGGCTAGAAATTATTGACCGCAGTCAAAAGTTACTAGACGCAGGGGAACTAGACGAAGCCGAAACAGTCCTGAACCAACTGATCGAAGAACAACCAGATTTTGCTGAAGCTTGGAATCGTCGCGCTTTTCTCTACTACAGCACCCGCAAATATTATAAGTCGCTAGCAGATTGTCAGAAAGTTGTGGAAATAATACCAGTACATTTTGGCGCACTTCACGGTATGGGCTTGTGTTATGCCGCACTTGGTGAGTACGGTGAAGCAATCAAAGCTTTTCAACGCGCTTTAGAAATTCAACCGTATTCTTTGGTAAATCAAAAGTTAATTCTAGAATGTACACTGCGAATCAGCTAA
- a CDS encoding salt stress protein, Slr1339 family, whose translation MDSIDKLLAELKAEYTEPATPQKPPPQTKTFIQPPSKSTSLIDNLLAEVKADFVEKDAVEELIRQQELEQERIKQEQLKAQQLEGLKNQAKDWLEKLDPFSAEGLWFERFAEGYSSKLEAAIEYLQTNE comes from the coding sequence ATGGATTCTATTGATAAGCTATTGGCTGAACTGAAAGCGGAATATACTGAACCCGCAACACCGCAAAAGCCACCACCACAAACAAAAACATTCATCCAACCCCCGTCAAAATCGACATCTTTAATAGATAATCTTTTGGCGGAAGTGAAAGCTGATTTTGTTGAGAAAGATGCAGTTGAAGAGTTAATAAGACAGCAAGAATTAGAACAAGAGCGAATTAAACAAGAACAACTCAAAGCACAACAATTGGAGGGTTTGAAAAATCAAGCCAAAGATTGGCTGGAAAAATTAGATCCATTTTCAGCAGAAGGACTTTGGTTTGAAAGATTTGCAGAAGGTTATTCTTCAAAGTTAGAGGCAGCGATTGAATATTTACAAACTAATGAATAA
- a CDS encoding ROK family protein, giving the protein MTEDNNIRTLSVDIGGSGVKVMVLDSTGNPLNKRARKETPQPAKPEPVINAIVELAATQAEFAQVSVGFPGVVRDGVTETAVNLHPDWIKFNLAKELSQRLNKPVRVINDADMQGLGAIVGKGVELVVTLGTGFGSALFVDGKLVPNLEMGHHEFRKGETYEQQLGRAALEKVGDSKWNRRLGHAIASLQSLFNYNYLYIGGGEATRVTIQLPENVKLIPNITGLLGGIALWRD; this is encoded by the coding sequence ATGACTGAAGATAATAATATCCGCACTTTATCTGTTGATATCGGCGGCAGTGGTGTCAAGGTTATGGTTTTGGATAGTACGGGTAATCCTTTAAATAAAAGAGCGCGAAAAGAAACACCGCAACCAGCTAAACCTGAACCTGTGATCAATGCAATTGTTGAGTTAGCAGCAACTCAAGCTGAGTTTGCTCAGGTTTCGGTAGGTTTTCCTGGTGTCGTGCGTGATGGGGTGACGGAAACAGCGGTAAATTTGCATCCAGATTGGATTAAGTTTAATTTGGCAAAAGAATTGTCACAGCGTTTAAATAAGCCTGTACGGGTAATTAATGATGCTGATATGCAAGGTTTGGGAGCAATTGTAGGTAAGGGTGTAGAATTGGTGGTTACTTTGGGTACTGGGTTTGGTTCGGCTTTGTTTGTAGATGGCAAATTAGTGCCGAATTTGGAAATGGGGCATCATGAGTTTAGAAAAGGGGAGACTTATGAGCAACAATTGGGACGTGCAGCTTTAGAAAAGGTTGGTGATAGTAAATGGAACAGACGCTTAGGTCATGCGATCGCTTCTTTGCAAAGTCTGTTCAATTACAATTACCTTTATATCGGCGGTGGTGAAGCTACAAGGGTAACAATTCAGCTACCTGAGAATGTCAAACTCATCCCAAATATTACTGGTTTACTCGGTGGAATTGCTTTGTGGCGAGATTAA
- a CDS encoding TIR domain-containing protein, with the protein MSSDTLIRKILVLAANPRNTCLLRLDEEVREIDEGLRRANKREQFKLEQKWAVRSRDFYRAILDYQPTIVHFCGHAAGEDGIILENETKQAAYIQADALASMFKLFARNGVECVVLNACYSEVQAEAISEHINYVIGMNWAIGDKAAINFAVAFYDALGAGQDIEFAFELGCSQINRNEQQTPILKKKPNFSNKVVEPNFSKDIHPVDNELISMASSKAIEVFFSYAREDETLRDELEKHLKLLQRQGIITGWHDRKIGAGQEWKNEIDAHLNTAPIILLLVSPSFIASDYCWDVEVTRAMERHKANEACVIPIILKSVDDWQTAPFGNLQPLPKDGKPVTRRGNRDAVFADIAKGIREAVERLNLNL; encoded by the coding sequence ATGAGCAGTGATACCCTCATTAGGAAAATCTTGGTTCTGGCAGCAAATCCCAGAAATACCTGTTTGCTACGACTGGATGAAGAAGTACGCGAGATTGATGAGGGATTGCGACGAGCAAACAAGCGAGAACAGTTTAAATTAGAGCAAAAGTGGGCAGTGCGATCGCGTGATTTTTACCGAGCAATTCTAGACTATCAGCCGACTATTGTTCACTTCTGCGGACACGCTGCTGGAGAAGATGGAATTATCCTGGAAAATGAGACGAAGCAAGCAGCGTATATCCAGGCAGATGCGCTGGCAAGTATGTTTAAGCTGTTTGCCAGAAATGGGGTAGAGTGTGTTGTTCTCAATGCTTGTTATTCAGAAGTGCAAGCAGAGGCAATTAGCGAACACATTAATTATGTGATTGGTATGAATTGGGCGATCGGGGATAAAGCAGCGATTAATTTTGCTGTAGCGTTTTATGATGCTTTAGGAGCGGGACAAGATATAGAATTTGCTTTTGAGTTAGGCTGCTCTCAGATTAATCGAAATGAGCAACAGACACCGATTCTCAAAAAAAAGCCTAATTTCAGTAATAAAGTTGTCGAACCAAATTTTTCTAAAGACATACATCCTGTAGACAATGAACTTATATCTATGGCATCTAGTAAAGCGATTGAAGTATTCTTCTCTTACGCTCGTGAAGATGAAACACTACGGGATGAATTGGAAAAGCATTTAAAACTTTTGCAGCGGCAAGGAATAATTACGGGATGGCACGACCGCAAAATAGGAGCTGGACAAGAATGGAAAAATGAGATAGACGCTCACTTAAATACAGCTCCTATAATTTTGTTGCTTGTAAGTCCAAGTTTTATCGCTTCAGATTATTGCTGGGATGTTGAGGTTACGCGGGCAATGGAACGTCATAAAGCCAATGAAGCCTGTGTCATACCTATAATTTTAAAATCTGTTGATGATTGGCAAACCGCACCTTTTGGGAATCTCCAACCCCTACCTAAAGATGGTAAACCAGTAACCAGACGGGGAAATCGTGATGCAGTTTTTGCAGATATTGCTAAAGGTATTCGGGAAGCAGTTGAGAGATTGAACTTAAATTTATAA
- a CDS encoding winged helix-turn-helix transcriptional regulator: MKAEAENYSRLTCEVETTLKVIGGRWKVLIIRELMPGVKRFGELQRALSGITQKMLTQQLREMEEDGIIHREIYPQIPPKVEYSLTPLGKSLQPILYAMHEWAVQHYLGENASQIKSVDA; encoded by the coding sequence ATGAAAGCTGAAGCAGAAAACTATAGCAGACTGACTTGTGAAGTAGAAACTACGCTAAAGGTGATTGGTGGACGCTGGAAGGTATTGATTATTAGAGAATTAATGCCTGGAGTTAAACGCTTCGGTGAATTGCAAAGAGCTTTGTCTGGAATTACTCAAAAAATGCTGACTCAGCAACTCAGAGAAATGGAGGAAGATGGTATTATTCATCGAGAAATTTACCCCCAAATTCCTCCAAAGGTAGAGTATTCACTCACACCTTTAGGAAAAAGTCTCCAACCGATTCTTTATGCAATGCATGAATGGGCAGTGCAGCATTATTTGGGTGAAAATGCAAGTCAAATTAAGAGCGTAGATGCGTAG
- a CDS encoding 2TM domain-containing protein: protein MAASESKVTRFYNQEDVQQILHLAIARHANDKEKEFSYEQLLEIAAELEIPPESLKLAERDWLDKQGEMQQRQAFNLYRQRRFKKRFGNYAIVNSVLILVDLVGGGGLSWSLYILLFWGLGVAFDACNTYQTNTEEYEIAFQKWHRKHQIKETFNTVWNKFFIKA from the coding sequence ATGGCAGCTTCTGAATCTAAAGTCACCCGTTTCTATAACCAAGAAGATGTACAGCAAATTCTTCATTTAGCGATCGCTCGTCACGCAAACGACAAAGAGAAAGAATTTTCTTACGAACAACTCTTAGAAATCGCCGCTGAATTAGAAATTCCGCCAGAATCTTTAAAATTAGCAGAACGCGATTGGTTGGACAAACAAGGAGAAATGCAACAGCGCCAAGCTTTTAACCTCTACCGTCAAAGAAGATTCAAGAAGCGTTTTGGCAACTATGCAATTGTCAATAGTGTTTTGATATTAGTCGATTTGGTTGGTGGTGGTGGTCTTTCGTGGTCGCTTTACATTTTGCTATTCTGGGGACTAGGAGTAGCGTTTGATGCTTGCAATACTTATCAAACTAACACCGAAGAATACGAAATTGCCTTTCAAAAATGGCATCGCAAACATCAAATAAAAGAAACGTTTAACACAGTTTGGAATAAGTTTTTTATCAAAGCGTAA
- a CDS encoding GTP cyclohydrolase II: MPKQNSVSRHIVLTSHPSRSGPKPIAINWGAADPMQRGPVIATLTKSAHRNVIGTHSGGYAVYRALAVASGALQSDHIADLTNTSPTERIGPYPSWSDPDKIVSLDPYGAIASEVFASYYEQGYDIRPTIAITKAHINMPELQEAIAKGRLQVDGKIMKPGGDLVVTKAAIEPVWYLPGLAKRFNITEGELRRALFEQTGGMFPELVTRSDLELFLPPIGGLTVYIVGDLEAIADPNKPLAVRVHDECNGSDVFGSDICTCRPYLVHGIEVCVQTAQEGGAGVIVYCRKEGRALGEVTKFLVYNARKRQEGGDRADAYFERTECVAGVQDMRFQELMPDVLHWLGITRIDRMVSMSNMKFDAITQSGIEIVERIAIPDDLIPQDARVEIEAKKAAGYYTTGDVLDANSLADVKGRALE; the protein is encoded by the coding sequence ATGCCAAAACAAAACAGCGTTTCTCGGCATATTGTTCTGACTTCTCATCCCAGTCGTTCGGGTCCTAAGCCGATCGCGATTAACTGGGGAGCAGCTGACCCGATGCAACGAGGTCCAGTGATTGCTACTTTAACAAAGTCGGCGCACCGCAATGTCATAGGCACTCATTCGGGTGGTTATGCGGTTTATCGCGCTTTAGCAGTGGCTAGCGGAGCGCTGCAATCAGATCATATAGCGGATTTAACCAATACGTCTCCTACAGAGCGTATTGGACCATATCCAAGCTGGTCTGACCCGGATAAAATTGTTTCTCTTGACCCTTATGGAGCGATCGCTTCTGAGGTGTTCGCATCCTACTACGAACAGGGATATGATATCCGTCCGACGATCGCCATCACCAAAGCTCACATCAATATGCCCGAACTGCAAGAAGCGATCGCCAAAGGACGCTTGCAAGTTGATGGTAAAATTATGAAACCCGGTGGCGATTTGGTGGTAACAAAAGCCGCAATTGAGCCGGTTTGGTATTTACCAGGACTTGCCAAGCGGTTTAATATCACCGAAGGCGAATTACGTCGCGCTTTATTTGAACAAACTGGGGGAATGTTTCCAGAATTGGTCACTAGATCGGATTTGGAGCTATTTTTGCCGCCAATTGGAGGTTTGACGGTGTATATTGTCGGTGATTTAGAAGCGATCGCCGATCCGAATAAACCTTTAGCAGTCAGAGTACATGATGAGTGCAACGGTTCGGATGTCTTTGGTTCGGATATCTGCACTTGTCGTCCTTATTTGGTACACGGAATTGAGGTGTGCGTGCAAACAGCCCAAGAAGGTGGTGCCGGGGTAATTGTTTATTGTCGCAAAGAGGGTCGCGCCCTTGGTGAGGTTACGAAATTTTTGGTTTACAATGCTCGCAAGCGTCAAGAAGGAGGCGATCGCGCTGATGCCTATTTTGAACGTACTGAATGTGTGGCAGGTGTCCAAGATATGCGCTTCCAAGAACTAATGCCGGATGTGCTGCATTGGTTGGGTATTACTCGCATTGACCGCATGGTATCTATGAGTAATATGAAGTTCGATGCCATAACTCAGTCGGGAATTGAGATTGTTGAACGAATCGCGATTCCCGATGATTTGATTCCTCAAGATGCGCGGGTAGAAATTGAAGCGAAAAAAGCTGCTGGATATTATACCACAGGGGATGTGTTGGATGCAAACAGTTTAGCTGATGTGAAGGGACGAGCTTTGGAGTAG
- a CDS encoding vWA domain-containing protein produces the protein MLDNRDYTLIIDKSGSMATPDQKGSKTRWATAQESTFALASKCEQFDPDGITLYVFSGRFKRYENVTASKVTQIFTENDPSGTTDLAGVLKHALDNYFQRKSSGQTKLNGETILVITDGEPDDRKAVMKVIIEASRQMDRDEELAISFIQVGTDAQATRFLKVLDDELQSAGAKFDICDTITMEDMEDMSLSEVLLNAIND, from the coding sequence ATGTTAGATAATCGTGACTACACCTTAATTATCGACAAAAGCGGCAGTATGGCGACCCCAGATCAAAAGGGTAGCAAAACCAGATGGGCAACTGCACAAGAATCTACTTTCGCCTTAGCGAGTAAATGCGAGCAATTCGATCCAGATGGTATCACACTTTATGTATTTTCTGGCAGATTTAAGCGTTACGAAAATGTCACCGCAAGCAAGGTAACACAAATTTTCACTGAAAACGATCCCTCAGGCACAACTGACTTGGCTGGTGTCTTAAAACATGCGCTAGATAACTACTTTCAGCGAAAATCTTCTGGTCAAACTAAGTTAAATGGTGAAACAATTTTAGTTATTACTGATGGTGAACCGGACGATCGCAAAGCGGTAATGAAGGTGATTATCGAAGCTTCAAGGCAAATGGATCGCGATGAAGAATTAGCTATTTCTTTCATTCAAGTTGGTACAGATGCTCAAGCAACCCGCTTTCTCAAAGTCTTGGATGATGAACTTCAAAGTGCTGGAGCCAAGTTTGATATTTGTGACACAATCACAATGGAAGATATGGAGGATATGAGTTTATCAGAAGTGCTGCTCAATGCTATTAACGACTAA
- a CDS encoding type II toxin-antitoxin system PemK/MazF family toxin has protein sequence MTTNPDMPKRGEIWLVNFDPTIGAEIKKVRPAVVISSDAVGKLPIKLIAPITDWKPSFAQNIWHVKIEPDTSNCLTKVSAIDALQLRGVDLQRFIRKLGIISDITMSAISIAIVTIIEAEI, from the coding sequence TTGACTACTAATCCTGACATGCCTAAGCGTGGGGAAATTTGGTTAGTTAATTTTGACCCCACGATAGGTGCAGAAATAAAAAAAGTACGCCCCGCAGTAGTTATTAGTTCTGATGCTGTGGGTAAATTACCTATTAAATTGATTGCTCCAATTACAGATTGGAAACCTTCTTTTGCTCAAAATATTTGGCATGTCAAAATCGAGCCAGATACTAGCAATTGTTTGACGAAAGTTTCCGCAATTGACGCATTGCAATTAAGAGGAGTAGACTTGCAACGATTCATTCGTAAGTTAGGTATTATATCAGATATTACAATGTCAGCAATTTCAATTGCGATTGTGACTATTATAGAAGCGGAAATATAA
- a CDS encoding Uma2 family endonuclease, protein MSALTLQLPPNLKFTDEQFEQVVLFNKELRLELTQYGELVIMSPTGGETGNRNFDLLGQIWFWNRQNNLGKAFDSSTGFKLPNGATRSPDASWIKIERWDALTSSQRKKFLPLCPDFVVELVSESDDLEDTQAKMQEYIENGLRLGWLINPKKKQVEIYRPLVEVEVLQSPTSLSGEDVLPGFVLNLQLIFA, encoded by the coding sequence ATGAGTGCCTTAACTTTACAGTTACCCCCAAATCTCAAATTTACAGATGAACAATTTGAACAAGTTGTTCTTTTTAACAAAGAATTACGACTGGAATTAACGCAATATGGAGAATTAGTTATCATGTCACCCACTGGAGGAGAAACCGGAAACCGTAACTTTGATTTATTAGGTCAAATATGGTTTTGGAACCGTCAAAATAATCTCGGAAAAGCTTTTGATTCTTCCACAGGTTTTAAACTTCCAAATGGTGCAACTCGTTCCCCCGATGCATCTTGGATAAAGATAGAAAGATGGGATGCACTTACTTCTAGTCAACGAAAAAAATTTTTACCTTTGTGTCCTGATTTTGTAGTGGAATTGGTATCTGAAAGCGATGATTTAGAAGATACTCAAGCCAAAATGCAGGAATATATAGAAAATGGTTTGCGTTTGGGTTGGTTGATTAATCCTAAGAAGAAACAAGTAGAAATTTATCGACCTTTGGTAGAAGTAGAAGTTTTACAATCTCCTACTAGTTTATCTGGTGAGGATGTTCTTCCTGGTTTTGTGTTAAATTTACAATTAATTTTTGCATAA
- a CDS encoding Uma2 family endonuclease encodes MSALTLQLPPNLKFTDEQFEQVVLFNKELRLELTQYRELVIMSPTGGETGNRNFEIYIDLGIWNRQNNLGKAFDSSTGFKLPNGATRSPDASWVKMERWDALTSSQRKKFLPLCPDFVVELVSESDDLEDTQAKMQEYIENGLRLGWLINPKKKQVEIYRPLVEVEVLQSPTSLSGEDVLPGFVLNLQLIFA; translated from the coding sequence ATGAGTGCCTTAACTTTACAGTTACCCCCAAATCTCAAATTTACAGATGAACAATTTGAACAAGTTGTTCTTTTTAACAAAGAATTACGACTGGAATTAACGCAATATCGAGAATTAGTTATTATGTCACCCACTGGAGGAGAAACGGGAAACCGTAACTTTGAAATTTATATTGATTTAGGAATCTGGAACCGTCAAAATAATCTCGGAAAAGCTTTTGATTCTTCCACAGGTTTTAAACTTCCAAATGGTGCAACTCGTTCCCCCGATGCGTCTTGGGTAAAGATGGAAAGATGGGATGCACTTACTTCAAGTCAACGAAAAAAATTTTTACCTTTGTGTCCTGATTTTGTAGTCGAATTGGTATCTGAAAGTGATGATTTAGAAGATACTCAAGCCAAAATGCAGGAATATATAGAAAATGGTTTGCGTTTGGGTTGGTTGATTAATCCTAAAAAGAAACAAGTAGAAATTTATCGACCTTTGGTAGAAGTGGAAGTTTTACAATCTCCTACTAGTTTATCTGGTGAGGATGTTCTTCCTGGTTTTGTGTTAAATTTACAATTAATTTTTGCATAG